A single Dreissena polymorpha isolate Duluth1 chromosome 14, UMN_Dpol_1.0, whole genome shotgun sequence DNA region contains:
- the LOC127858667 gene encoding beta-1,4-N-acetylgalactosaminyltransferase bre-4-like translates to MFERKDLLKASFLFLVIFVVMVTLSQILVVHKRNHGNTKSRDRQKMKAIISQIEAIISGMMRPDFIPMDKHTEVLKAIKYAAKIKRQLDKASSMQRKTMRVKLLRSEVPPTSKPAVVNTDVWNLDRKTRYLQFSDMKPSDIHQISQRDDATNLESAVTYGGGSKLTMGSLRTGIIDTKNYTFYKEYSDIISGGAWQPSECVARQRVAIVIPFRDRQKHLEQLQYNLIPILKRQQLNFRFFVVEQSGNHTFNKGRIMNAAFLEARKFDDFDCFVFHDVDMMPEDDRNMYTCTDAARHMSPAVDKFLYVLPYTQLVGGVLSMKPDVFIAVNGYSNLYWGWGAEDDDMAAR, encoded by the exons ATGTTTGAACGTAAGGACCTTCTTAAGGCTTCCTTTCTATTTTTGGTGATATTCGTCGTCATGGTTACGCTGTCGCAGATTCTGGTCGTTCATAAACGTAACCATGGTAATACGAAGTCACGTGACCGCCAGAAAATGAAAGCAATTATCAGTCAGATCGAGGCTATCATTTCTGGCATGATGAGACCGGATTTTATCCCGATGGATAAACACACAGAAGTCCTAAAAGCGATTAAATACGCCGCTAAAATAAAACGTCAACTTGATAAAGCTTCGTCTATGCAACGAAAGACGATGCGCGTCAAACTTCTAAGAAGTGAGGTACCTCCCACGAGCAAACCAGCCGTTGTGAATACGGATGTATGGAATTTAGACAGAAAAACGCGTTATCTGCAATTTAGTGATATGAAACCTTCTGATATTCACCAAATAAGTCAAAGGGATGATGCCACGAATTTAGAGAGTGCCGTAACTTACGGTGGAGGATCTAAACTGACAA TGGGTTCACTTCGAACAGGCATTATCGACACCAagaattacacattttataaggAGTACAGTGACATCATTTCCGGTGGCGCATGGCAACCAAGCGAATGCGTCGCAAGGCAACGGGTCGCTATCGTCATTCCATTCAGGGACAGGCAAAAACATTTGGAGCAGTTGCAATATAATCTAATCCCCATATTAAAGCGCCAGCAGTTAAACTTTAGGTTCTTCGTCGTTGAACAG AGCGGGAACCACACTTTCAATAAAGGACGGATCATGAACGCGGCCTTCCTCGAGGCTCGAAAGTTTGACGACTTTGACTGTTTCGTTTTCCATGACGTGGACATGATGCCAGAGGATGACCGGAACATGTACACGTGCACGGACGCTGCGCGACACATGTCACCCGCTGTGGATAAATTCTTATATGT GCTCCCTTATACGCAGTTAGTGGGTGGGGTACTTAGCATGAAACCTGATGTTTTCATAGCAGTCAACGGATATTCCAACCTATACTGGGGCTGGGGTG